The sequence CACTTAGATTTGATTCACTGTTTACCGCACAACATGATCCTCTGTTTCTATTACTGACGAATAAAGAACGTGCAGGAAAATTCACTCATTGATAGTCAAGTTCCTATTTTCACCAAGCAGATCGGTGACATAGCAATTGAAGAAAGCCTACCGTGTATATGTCCCTCTCCGTTGCTGATGCAAAACAAGTTTTCACCAAGTCAATGGCTTCCGATTCTGAAAGTGGAGTAACCGCATCCTGTAGTAaccatactttttttttttactttgaaGATAAAGAAAACAACATAAGAATGCTGAGACAGACTGTCATCAAAATCACACCTTTGCTGGCAATAAAAGAGGACTGGGAGACTTCAGTTGGTTGTCCAGAAATGGTGTTATAAGGGTAGAACCAGAACCTTGGGAACTGTATCCAACCCTTTCGTAAGATCCAACAGCATCATACGTAAAGACACAGCCCTTACCTTCAGGATTTCAGGAAGATGAAAAGAAAAGGACGTTGAATCAGTGTAAAGGTTGAGATAATGACCCAAGTGAAATAAGATTAAGACTAACCTTCATGGTCAAGGCCACCCAACACATTAAAAGCGTAGTATGGGAAGAAACGTTTGTAGTACAGGGTATTAGAGAGCAACTGAGCCATTGCAGGGCAACTCATTTGCTTGTTATGTTGGTGTTGATAAATCTATAAAGCAAATAATCGTTATCAAATTATGTGAATAAATCGAAACAAACAGTAGTTCAAAGACAGCACTCCAAACTTTCTGTTAACTAACAACTAATTCATCtttgaaaatttcaattttactTCTTCAACCATACATAATGTCTCACCATGCCTCCATAGTAATGAAACGAACTTTAGCCCTCTTTGGGAGATGATCAGAGATTGTAATGCTTTGTCGTGACCCAGTTTATTACTTAATAAGTGTACCTCAACATGTTTTCCAATAAATTCAGATTTTAAGCATGTGAAACAATTCAATAACTCACCAGGTGTCTAGCTTCCAAGACCTTTTGCAGAGCTCTGACATCTGCTTGAAAGCCAGAAGAGGCCATCAAAGATTTGTCTGCCCTACATGGaaataa comes from Henckelia pumila isolate YLH828 chromosome 4, ASM3356847v2, whole genome shotgun sequence and encodes:
- the LOC140865679 gene encoding proteasome subunit beta type-1; protein product: MTKQQANWSPYDNNGGTCVAIAGADYCVIAADTRLSTGYNILTRDYSKIIQLADKSLMASSGFQADVRALQKVLEARHLIYQHQHNKQMSCPAMAQLLSNTLYYKRFFPYYAFNVLGGLDHEGKGCVFTYDAVGSYERVGYSSQGSGSTLITPFLDNQLKSPSPLLLPAKDAVTPLSESEAIDLVKTCFASATERDIYTGDKLEIVILNAAGIRREYLELRKD